The genomic region CCAGCGACTCCCTAAATTGACTCCTTTGGGGAACACTTCGGGCGATCGATATTCGGAAAGATCGGAACTCAGGGGCTTTCCGTTCGCAAGGCGACGCCAGAGGCGTATCGCCCCTCCTGCATTTAAAGGCATAGATCATGGCTTGGAAATTTTTCCACATTTTTGCGACTTGGATTTTTCTTTCGACGGCATTCGGTCTCTCGACCCTCTCCCTCGATTCCCGACCCGTTCGCGCTCAAGGGACGGTGACGACAGAGTCGGAAGGGTTGACGACGGAATGGAATTCGTTCGAGCCACCGGATCGCGGTACCCCCGGTCGCCGTGTCGGCGGCGGAACGCGCAGTCGCTGTCCGCGAGCGGCATTGGAGTTGACCGCTCTGGTTCCCGAAACCAATTTAGGACGAACGGTTGCCGCCTATCCCACGTTATTTTTCTACGTCCCCGGGATTCCCAACTCTTCGGAAAAAGTTGAGTTCGAGTTGGTCGATGCCAACGATCCCGATCGCGTCTTGTACAAAAGCCTGGTTTCGATTCCGGAACGAGGCGGCACGATCGCCATTTCGGTTCCCGATGACGGCAGCGCTACTCCCTTAGAACCGGATACCTATTACAACTGGTATTTATCCTTCGAGTGCGATCCCAATATGCTCGTGGGAGGGTGGATCGAGCGCGTGGAACTCACCACCCCCCTCCAAGACGAACTCGAAGCCGCTTCGCCGGGCGATCGCCTCGCCATTTACGAACGCGAAGGGCTCTGGTACGACCTGCTGGCCGAACTGTTCCAACTGCGACAAGATCGACCCGCCGATCCTCTCCTAGAGGCACGCTGGCAGCAACTGCTGGCGACGGTCAAACTCGACGATCGCGCCGAGGAACCCCTGCTCGACCTGCCGATGATGCCGTTAGAGGCGCCTGACGCTCCGAATGAGGAGTTTTAAGGGGGAGCGAGTCCAAATCGCGCGATCGCCTCGTGGCGCCTGCCCTTCCAAGCTGTCGTTAAAATTGATAGTTGACATTAAAATAAAACCCTTCATCCTGTGCGTTCTCGCCTTTGTCGTCAATCTCGAAAATGGGACGGGCATAGTCGAGGCGTAGGTTGAAGCCGGGAAAGAGTTGCCACAGCACCCCGACGCCGACCCCTGCTAAAAACGTTTCCCGGGGCAAGCGGTTGGGGTTGTCGTCGTGGTTCCAGACCGTGCCGACATCGAAAAAGGGCGCCACTTGAAAAATCGGAATTCCGGACGCATCCCGGGCGATCGCGATCCGGTTTTCTACGGAAAAACGAAACCCATTATCCCCCGATCGCACGTTTTGGCGGTAACCGCGCAAGGATTGCCCGCCGCCGATGACGAACTGCTGAGACGAAAGTAACGGATCGGGGGAAAGCTGTACGTCCCCTTGAAGAATTAACAATTGCGCACTGCCCAAACGCTGGACGCGCTGGACTTGACCGATCCAACTGAAAAAGCGCCCGTCCGGAATCGGATCGTCATTGGTGGTGGCGTCGAACATCCCAGTCCCCAAATTGAACAGCGATCGCACCGACCAGGCCCCACTGACATCCCGCCGCAGGTAGTCGAGACCGAATTTCACCACACTGGTGCGGCTAATCCCGTCCTCGTCGGGTCCGGTCCCGAAGGGAAACGGTTCCCCGTCCACAAAGGTTTGACTTTCCTGGTGCGTAAACCCTAACGAGAGGGCAAATTCCTGCCGGGGCGATCGCACGAACGGTTGCCGAAAACTAACTTCATATAAATCCGATTCCCCCTCAATATTAAATTCGTCGAACGGTTCCTGGACGATCCCATTCTGATTGGGCGCCACCCGAAGGGCGATCGTGCCGTTCATCGCATTCACTGGAATCCGATAACTGAAATCGAAGGACTGAGAATCCCCCAATCCAAGATAAGACGTGGCCGAAATTTCATCGCCAAACCCGGTTAAATTGCGAAACCGCAGATTCGCCCCCAACCGTTCCGACCCCACACTCGGCGGCGAATAGTTATCGACGCTGAAGCCCCCACTCCAGGGACTCGCCTCTTGTACCCTAACGGTGAGAATACTCTTCCCTAACTCACTTCCCGCCCGCAAACTCGCTTCGATATTCTCGAATAACGGATCGATTCGCAACAAGCGCAATCGATCTTCCAAACGCGCCGTATTTAACGGTTGGGTCGCCCCCAACGCCACCCGCGAACGAATGTAACTCTCGCGAACGCGGTTATTTCCCTCGACTTCGATTTTCTCCAAACTACCTTCGACGATCGTAATCTCGACGACCCCATCTTCAATGGTTTGATCGGCTAAAATCGCGCGGGAGGTAATATAACCGCGATCCAGATATAACTGGGTGATGCGATCGGCCACTTCCCTCAATTCTTCCAGCGTCACCGATCGCCCCTCTACGGAAGCTGCGATTTCGTCAATTTCCGACGCTTCTAACACCGTCGATCCACTCACGCGGACTTCGCGGATTTCGATTTGAATCCCACTCTCGGGAGGTTCGCCTTCCGGGGTCGGCGGTTCGAGGACGGGTTCTTCTTCCTCCGGGGTCGTCGGTTCCGCCTCCGGTAGGGGTTCGATCGGTTGCTGGGTCGGCGGTTCGGGGGGCGGCGTCTGGGCGAGGTTCCCGGAGATCTCCAGTTCGCCTCGATGGGATGGCGCGGGAAACGGCGAGGACAATGCGGCGGCGTTCGCTGCCCCCCAGAACGGCACGATCGCGCAGGTTAAGGCGATCGCGCCCAACCGGATCCGACCATTCCAACCGGAAACAACAGGAGAGTCAGCGATGGTGCGAACGAGGGAACTCATAGTT from Oxynema aestuarii AP17 harbors:
- a CDS encoding DUF928 domain-containing protein translates to MAWKFFHIFATWIFLSTAFGLSTLSLDSRPVRAQGTVTTESEGLTTEWNSFEPPDRGTPGRRVGGGTRSRCPRAALELTALVPETNLGRTVAAYPTLFFYVPGIPNSSEKVEFELVDANDPDRVLYKSLVSIPERGGTIAISVPDDGSATPLEPDTYYNWYLSFECDPNMLVGGWIERVELTTPLQDELEAASPGDRLAIYEREGLWYDLLAELFQLRQDRPADPLLEARWQQLLATVKLDDRAEEPLLDLPMMPLEAPDAPNEEF
- a CDS encoding ShlB/FhaC/HecB family hemolysin secretion/activation protein: MSSLVRTIADSPVVSGWNGRIRLGAIALTCAIVPFWGAANAAALSSPFPAPSHRGELEISGNLAQTPPPEPPTQQPIEPLPEAEPTTPEEEEPVLEPPTPEGEPPESGIQIEIREVRVSGSTVLEASEIDEIAASVEGRSVTLEELREVADRITQLYLDRGYITSRAILADQTIEDGVVEITIVEGSLEKIEVEGNNRVRESYIRSRVALGATQPLNTARLEDRLRLLRIDPLFENIEASLRAGSELGKSILTVRVQEASPWSGGFSVDNYSPPSVGSERLGANLRFRNLTGFGDEISATSYLGLGDSQSFDFSYRIPVNAMNGTIALRVAPNQNGIVQEPFDEFNIEGESDLYEVSFRQPFVRSPRQEFALSLGFTHQESQTFVDGEPFPFGTGPDEDGISRTSVVKFGLDYLRRDVSGAWSVRSLFNLGTGMFDATTNDDPIPDGRFFSWIGQVQRVQRLGSAQLLILQGDVQLSPDPLLSSQQFVIGGGQSLRGYRQNVRSGDNGFRFSVENRIAIARDASGIPIFQVAPFFDVGTVWNHDDNPNRLPRETFLAGVGVGVLWQLFPGFNLRLDYARPIFEIDDKGENAQDEGFYFNVNYQF